Proteins from a single region of Catenulispora acidiphila DSM 44928:
- a CDS encoding N,N-dimethylformamidase beta subunit family domain-containing protein — protein MALMSCHHAAAVSGAQNGEVSRGGSSTTSIDTSSSSSSSTSSPDGDNCPAGKLTSGWLRAENALGGTTAWQDAKHTVSGTVNGYLNHASARCGDTVTAYLSAPERVSGASLSAYRMGYYGGAGGRLVWESRNLGLGPQVSATVSDPSLLTEAPWAATLTFPVTGRWVPGYYLLVVRAPGQTASSIPLVIRADGDDAPLGYQASVLTYQAYNTFGGHSAYGNLPAAPSTELSFDRPYQDGGYYSAYQYELPIVREIEKLGIDTDYFTDVDADADPAQLKQHHGIIIGGHSEYWTKRMYDGALAARQAGVNIAFFGANSVYTAVRLTSSPLGSDRRMVLRRTAAGDPVAAKDPSQATVNWADPPLNRPEAALVGEGYGYLGATGSLRVLHAQSWIFAGTGVTPGEVLRNTIGGEYDQVDVNNPTTPRDVDVLAAMPLRTKSGAAEMATTTYYVAPSQAGVFNAGTTYWPCVLNGDCLHLAPTPPAAQQVITRMTDNILTTFAAQPAGRQHPSTPSWPPTPEGLVSSAKQPGDVSQRTD, from the coding sequence ATGGCTCTGATGTCGTGTCATCACGCGGCGGCGGTGTCCGGGGCGCAGAACGGTGAGGTGTCTCGTGGCGGCAGCAGCACTACCAGCATCGACACCAGTTCCAGTTCCAGTTCCAGCACCAGCAGCCCTGATGGCGACAACTGCCCGGCGGGCAAGCTCACGTCTGGATGGCTGCGTGCGGAGAACGCGCTCGGCGGGACGACGGCGTGGCAGGACGCGAAGCACACCGTGTCCGGGACGGTGAACGGCTACCTGAACCATGCCAGCGCGCGGTGCGGGGACACGGTCACCGCGTACCTGAGTGCGCCCGAGCGGGTGTCAGGAGCCTCATTGTCCGCCTACCGGATGGGGTACTACGGCGGCGCGGGTGGGCGGCTGGTCTGGGAGTCGCGGAATCTCGGCCTCGGGCCTCAGGTGAGCGCCACGGTGAGCGATCCGAGTCTGCTGACCGAGGCGCCGTGGGCGGCGACGCTGACCTTCCCCGTCACCGGGCGGTGGGTCCCCGGGTACTACCTGCTGGTGGTGCGGGCGCCGGGACAGACGGCGTCGTCGATTCCGCTGGTGATTCGGGCCGACGGCGATGACGCGCCGTTGGGCTACCAAGCCAGCGTGCTGACGTATCAGGCCTACAACACCTTCGGCGGGCACTCGGCGTACGGCAACCTCCCCGCCGCACCGAGCACGGAGCTGAGCTTCGACCGTCCGTATCAGGACGGCGGGTACTACTCGGCGTACCAGTACGAGCTGCCGATCGTCCGGGAGATCGAAAAGCTCGGCATCGACACCGACTACTTCACCGACGTCGACGCCGATGCCGACCCCGCACAGCTGAAGCAGCACCACGGCATCATCATCGGCGGCCACTCCGAGTACTGGACCAAGCGCATGTACGACGGCGCCCTCGCCGCACGCCAGGCCGGCGTGAACATCGCGTTCTTCGGCGCCAACTCGGTCTACACCGCGGTCCGGCTGACCAGCTCGCCGCTGGGCTCGGACCGCCGCATGGTCCTGCGCCGCACGGCGGCGGGCGACCCGGTGGCCGCCAAGGACCCGTCGCAGGCCACGGTGAACTGGGCCGACCCACCGCTGAACAGACCCGAGGCCGCTCTGGTCGGCGAGGGGTACGGCTACCTCGGCGCGACCGGATCACTCCGCGTCCTCCACGCCCAGTCCTGGATCTTCGCCGGCACCGGCGTGACACCCGGCGAGGTCCTCCGCAACACCATCGGCGGCGAGTACGACCAAGTCGACGTGAACAATCCGACGACGCCACGCGACGTAGACGTCCTGGCCGCAATGCCGCTACGCACGAAGAGCGGCGCGGCCGAGATGGCCACGACGACGTACTACGTGGCGCCATCGCAAGCCGGCGTCTTCAACGCGGGCACGACCTACTGGCCGTGCGTGCTGAACGGGGACTGCCTGCACCTAGCGCCGACCCCACCCGCAGCCCAGCAGGTGATCACACGCATGACAGACAACATCCTGACCACCTTCGCCGCCCAACCCGCAGGCCGGCAACATCCCTCGACGCCATCCTGGCCACCGACACCGGAAGGGCTGGTCTCCTCGGCGAAGCAGCCCGGGGACGTGTCGCAGCGCACCGATTGA
- a CDS encoding N-acetylglucosamine kinase, which produces MSTADGRHADLLLAVDGGNSKTDVRLVRADGTQVRQAIGGPFRPQVAGVPAAMAVLDALVGEVLVGEVLEAEGVGGTTSGVGTTSTASTTSTATAPAAPRVRGIAAFLAGADLPEEITTLQAEVEARGWAQEVYVANDTFAVLYAGSPQREGVAVVCGTGINCVAVAPDGRTATFPGLGWESGDWGGGGDLGRAALFWAVRAEDGRGPATTLLDAVTTHFDRPRALDVVLAIHRGQESDRRLAQLAPAVFAAADAGDEIAGWLIDLLADEIAGMATSAARTLGLEAPPVLLGGSVAAAGHPRLLDRVRDRAPGPITVVTDAPVVGAVRYAVGRWGADAPVSV; this is translated from the coding sequence ATGAGCACCGCTGACGGACGCCACGCCGACCTGCTTCTCGCGGTGGACGGCGGCAACAGTAAGACCGACGTGCGCCTGGTCCGCGCTGACGGGACGCAGGTGCGCCAGGCGATCGGCGGGCCGTTCCGGCCGCAGGTGGCGGGCGTGCCGGCGGCGATGGCGGTGCTGGACGCGCTGGTGGGCGAGGTGCTGGTGGGCGAAGTGCTGGAGGCTGAGGGTGTCGGCGGCACGACGAGTGGCGTCGGCACGACGAGCACCGCTAGCACGACGAGCACCGCGACCGCCCCAGCCGCACCCCGCGTCCGCGGCATCGCGGCCTTCCTCGCCGGCGCCGACCTGCCCGAGGAGATCACCACCTTGCAGGCGGAGGTCGAGGCGCGCGGCTGGGCGCAGGAGGTCTACGTCGCCAACGACACCTTCGCCGTGCTGTACGCGGGCTCGCCACAGCGCGAGGGAGTCGCAGTCGTCTGCGGCACCGGCATCAACTGCGTCGCCGTCGCCCCCGACGGCCGCACCGCGACGTTCCCCGGTCTGGGCTGGGAGTCCGGCGACTGGGGCGGCGGCGGGGATCTGGGACGTGCCGCGTTGTTCTGGGCGGTGCGTGCCGAGGACGGACGCGGCCCGGCGACCACGCTGCTCGACGCCGTCACCACGCACTTCGACCGACCGCGCGCGCTGGACGTGGTCCTGGCGATCCACCGCGGGCAGGAGTCCGACCGCCGTCTGGCCCAGCTGGCGCCCGCGGTCTTCGCCGCCGCCGACGCCGGGGACGAGATCGCGGGGTGGCTGATCGACCTGCTCGCCGACGAGATCGCGGGCATGGCCACCTCGGCGGCCCGCACGCTGGGGTTGGAGGCGCCGCCGGTGCTGCTCGGCGGATCGGTCGCGGCGGCGGGGCACCCGCGGTTGCTGGACCGGGTCCGGGACCGCGCTCCCGGCCCGATCACGGTGGTCACCGACGCTCCGGTGGTGGGCGCGGTGCGCTACGCGGTGGGACGCTGGGGCGCCGACGCGCCGGTGTCTGTCTGA
- a CDS encoding hotdog fold thioesterase has product MYSEDEAAGLDAARRMFDADKASAGLGIELVEVAPGRAVARMRVGAAMLNGHGIGHGGYVFLLADTAFALACNSRGPVTVAAGADVSFLAAVAEGDVLTARAVERVVFGRSGIYDVTVTRGGAGGGVGGGADREADVVGDGEQVVAEFRGRSRVVTGR; this is encoded by the coding sequence ATGTACTCCGAAGATGAAGCTGCCGGGCTGGATGCCGCGCGTCGGATGTTCGATGCCGACAAGGCGTCTGCGGGGCTGGGGATCGAGTTGGTCGAGGTGGCGCCGGGGCGGGCTGTGGCTCGGATGCGGGTCGGTGCGGCGATGCTGAATGGGCACGGTATCGGGCACGGGGGTTATGTGTTCCTGCTTGCCGATACTGCTTTTGCGCTGGCTTGCAACAGTCGTGGGCCGGTGACGGTTGCCGCCGGGGCGGATGTGAGCTTTCTGGCGGCGGTGGCTGAGGGGGATGTGTTGACGGCGCGGGCTGTGGAGCGGGTGGTGTTCGGGCGGAGTGGGATCTATGACGTGACGGTGACGCGCGGGGGTGCGGGCGGCGGGGTGGGTGGCGGTGCTGATCGCGAGGCTGACGTCGTGGGGGATGGCGAGCAGGTCGTTGCGGAGTTCCGTGGGCGAAGTCGTGTCGTCACTGGTCGTTGA
- the narJ gene encoding nitrate reductase molybdenum cofactor assembly chaperone, protein MGRVSGNGAPIGRREQVVLRAAAHLLDYPDAAWRERLPLVRSALAAVGGGAARTLVTFVDQASAMPAAEATAHYVEVFDFKNRHSLYLTWWLDGDTRRRGMSLVELKAAFREAGFEFVEAELPDYLPVVLEFSAVSGDLGLLVRHRPGLELLRLALAEHGTAYAAVVEAVCSTLPGASPKDRAAARALAAAGPPRETVGLDPDTAALRPYGHLDLLPVLAPDR, encoded by the coding sequence ATGGGCAGGGTTTCCGGAAACGGCGCCCCGATCGGGCGGCGGGAGCAGGTGGTGCTTCGGGCGGCTGCGCACCTGCTCGACTATCCCGATGCGGCCTGGCGGGAGCGGCTGCCGCTGGTGCGGTCGGCGCTCGCGGCGGTCGGCGGTGGGGCGGCGCGGACGCTGGTGACGTTCGTGGATCAGGCCTCGGCGATGCCGGCGGCGGAGGCGACTGCGCACTACGTCGAGGTGTTCGACTTCAAGAACCGGCACAGCCTGTATCTGACGTGGTGGCTGGACGGGGACACGCGGCGTCGGGGTATGTCGTTGGTGGAGCTCAAGGCGGCGTTCCGCGAGGCGGGGTTCGAGTTCGTCGAGGCGGAGCTTCCGGACTATCTGCCGGTCGTGCTGGAGTTCAGCGCGGTGAGCGGGGACCTCGGGCTGTTGGTGCGTCACCGGCCCGGGTTGGAGCTGCTGCGGTTGGCGTTGGCGGAGCACGGGACCGCGTATGCCGCGGTGGTGGAGGCGGTCTGTTCCACGCTGCCGGGCGCTTCGCCGAAGGATCGCGCCGCCGCGCGGGCGCTGGCTGCCGCCGGGCCGCCGCGCGAGACGGTCGGGCTGGATCCGGACACCGCGGCGCTGCGTCCGTATGGCCATCTCGACCTGCTGCCTGTACTGGCGCCCGACCGTTAG
- a CDS encoding SRPBCC domain-containing protein — MTTAIQDRIERDTLIAASQDRVWSLVTEPGFWVGPTGATAAPGQTTVAHHDEYGDFPVQVETIEPKRYISYRWASAYSGEDLREGITTLIEFTLTPEPDGTRLRVVESGFAALDGTDDTRRGALKDNTEGWSQVLDAFKKRAEEAA, encoded by the coding sequence ATGACCACCGCCATTCAGGACCGCATCGAGCGCGACACCCTCATCGCCGCCTCCCAGGACCGCGTCTGGTCCCTGGTGACCGAACCCGGCTTCTGGGTCGGTCCGACCGGCGCCACCGCCGCCCCCGGCCAGACCACCGTCGCCCACCACGACGAGTACGGCGACTTCCCGGTCCAGGTCGAGACCATCGAGCCCAAGCGCTACATCTCCTACCGCTGGGCCAGCGCCTACAGCGGCGAGGACCTCCGCGAGGGCATCACGACCCTGATCGAGTTCACCCTCACCCCCGAGCCCGACGGCACCCGCCTGCGCGTCGTCGAGAGCGGCTTCGCCGCCCTGGACGGCACCGACGACACCCGCCGCGGCGCCCTGAAGGACAATACGGAGGGCTGGAGCCAGGTGCTGGACGCGTTCAAGAAGCGCGCCGAAGAGGCGGCGTGA
- the narH gene encoding nitrate reductase subunit beta: MRVMAQIAMVMNLDKCIGCHACSVTCKQTWTNRRGMEYVWFNNVETRPGLGYPRRYSDQEKWKGGWELDRRGRLKLKQGGRLRKLAEIFANPVLPTVEDYYEPWTYDYGNLQQAPLGDDYPVARPRSLLTGKPMDTIRWSANWDDNLGGTTEHGSQDPIVQKMREKVGETVRFAFEQAFMFYLPRICEHCLNPACVASCPSGALYKRAEDGIVLVDQDRCRGWQQCVTACPYKKIYFNHRTGKAEKCTFCYPRVEVGLPTVCSETCPGRLRYLGVMLYDADRVAAAAETTDDRDLYEAQLGVFLDPNDPEVARAAESAGVPYEWMQAARRSPVRKLICDYKVALPLHPEFRTMPMVWYIPPLSPVVDAIAESGHDGEDGDNLFGAIDALRIPIEYLAELFTAGDVVPVRSALGRLAAMRAYMREVNLGTAPEEPSTEIEEMYRLLAIAKYEERYVIPTAAMADAHAMEEAALASGCSVDYDEGQEAADGVPGPFGDDSGKKALPLISLENFHAMRRRQKADRQEEV; encoded by the coding sequence ATGCGCGTCATGGCCCAGATCGCGATGGTGATGAACCTCGACAAGTGCATCGGCTGCCACGCCTGCTCGGTGACGTGCAAGCAGACGTGGACCAACCGGCGCGGGATGGAATACGTCTGGTTCAACAACGTCGAGACGCGCCCCGGACTGGGATATCCGCGACGCTACTCCGACCAGGAGAAGTGGAAGGGCGGCTGGGAACTCGACCGGCGCGGACGGCTGAAGCTGAAGCAGGGCGGACGGCTGAGGAAGCTCGCCGAGATCTTCGCCAACCCGGTACTGCCGACGGTCGAGGACTACTACGAGCCCTGGACGTACGACTACGGAAACCTCCAGCAGGCGCCACTCGGCGACGACTACCCGGTCGCGCGGCCGCGGTCGCTGCTCACCGGCAAGCCGATGGACACGATCCGGTGGAGCGCCAACTGGGACGACAACCTCGGCGGGACCACAGAGCACGGGTCGCAGGATCCGATCGTGCAGAAAATGCGCGAGAAGGTCGGGGAGACGGTGCGCTTCGCCTTCGAGCAGGCGTTCATGTTCTATCTGCCGCGCATCTGCGAACATTGTCTTAATCCGGCGTGTGTCGCTTCTTGTCCGTCCGGTGCGCTTTATAAGCGTGCCGAGGACGGAATTGTACTGGTCGATCAGGATCGGTGTCGGGGATGGCAGCAGTGTGTCACCGCGTGCCCTTACAAGAAGATCTACTTCAACCATCGCACCGGTAAGGCAGAGAAATGTACGTTCTGCTATCCGCGTGTCGAGGTCGGGCTGCCGACGGTGTGTTCCGAGACGTGTCCGGGGCGGCTGCGGTATCTCGGCGTCATGCTTTATGACGCCGATCGTGTCGCCGCTGCTGCCGAGACGACGGATGACCGAGATCTGTATGAGGCACAGCTCGGAGTATTCCTCGATCCGAACGACCCAGAGGTCGCGCGTGCCGCCGAGAGCGCCGGCGTCCCTTATGAGTGGATGCAAGCCGCGCGGCGCTCGCCGGTTCGCAAGCTGATCTGCGATTACAAAGTGGCGCTGCCTCTGCATCCTGAGTTCCGCACGATGCCGATGGTTTGGTACATCCCGCCGCTGTCGCCGGTCGTGGACGCCATTGCCGAATCCGGGCACGACGGCGAAGACGGGGACAACCTGTTCGGCGCCATCGACGCGCTGCGGATTCCGATCGAATATCTCGCCGAGTTGTTCACTGCCGGAGATGTCGTTCCGGTGCGATCGGCCCTCGGGCGGCTCGCTGCGATGCGCGCGTATATGCGCGAAGTGAACCTAGGGACGGCGCCTGAGGAACCGTCGACGGAGATCGAGGAGATGTACCGGCTGCTGGCGATCGCGAAGTACGAGGAGCGCTACGTCATTCCCACGGCGGCGATGGCCGATGCGCACGCCATGGAGGAAGCGGCGCTCGCGTCTGGATGCAGCGTCGACTACGACGAGGGCCAAGAGGCGGCGGACGGCGTGCCCGGGCCGTTCGGCGACGACTCGGGGAAGAAGGCGCTGCCGTTGATCTCGCTGGAGAACTTCCATGCCATGCGGCGGCGGCAGAAGGCTGATCGGCAGGAGGAGGTGTGA
- a CDS encoding ArsR/SmtB family transcription factor, producing the protein MAALADPTRRRLLDLISARGAASATELAGELPVTRQAVVKHLAVLDAAGLVVGRRLGREVRYEVRSAALDATARWMTALAADWDRRLARIKAVAEAAESAEAAARDSTG; encoded by the coding sequence CTGGCGGCGCTCGCCGATCCGACTCGCCGCCGTCTGCTGGACCTGATCTCCGCTCGGGGCGCCGCTTCCGCCACCGAGCTGGCCGGCGAGCTTCCGGTGACCAGGCAGGCGGTGGTCAAGCATCTCGCGGTGCTCGACGCCGCCGGTCTGGTCGTCGGCCGCCGCTTGGGGCGCGAGGTCCGGTACGAGGTGCGGTCGGCGGCGCTCGACGCGACCGCCCGCTGGATGACCGCCCTCGCCGCCGACTGGGACCGGCGCCTGGCCCGCATCAAGGCGGTCGCCGAAGCGGCTGAATCAGCGGAAGCAGCGGCGCGCGACAGCACCGGCTGA
- the narI gene encoding respiratory nitrate reductase subunit gamma: MQTFLWGALPYIAIAILITGLVWRYRYDKFGWTTRSSGSYERRILNIASPMFHYGILFVLVGHLMGLFVPSAWTDALGLTEHGYNLLSLFAGTAAGALAVIGILMLIYRRRTTPAVFRATTRNDKLMYVVLLAAIIMGLVAKLTHAGLHEGYDYRATIAPWARSLSWLQPKTALMAQAPVVFQIHAVIGLLLFALLPFTRLVHMFSAPIQYLFRPYIVYRSRDSRALGEAPVRRGWEGIGS; encoded by the coding sequence GTGCAGACGTTCCTGTGGGGCGCGCTGCCCTACATCGCCATCGCGATCCTGATCACCGGGCTGGTGTGGCGCTACCGGTATGACAAGTTCGGGTGGACGACGCGCTCCTCGGGGAGCTACGAGCGGCGGATTCTGAACATCGCCTCGCCGATGTTCCACTACGGGATCCTGTTCGTGCTGGTCGGGCACTTGATGGGGTTGTTCGTGCCGTCGGCGTGGACCGACGCCCTCGGCCTCACCGAGCACGGCTACAACCTGCTGTCGCTGTTCGCCGGCACCGCCGCCGGGGCGCTGGCCGTCATCGGCATCCTGATGCTGATCTACCGCCGCCGCACCACCCCGGCGGTGTTCCGCGCGACGACGCGCAACGACAAGCTGATGTACGTGGTCCTGCTGGCCGCGATCATCATGGGCCTGGTCGCCAAACTCACCCACGCCGGCCTCCACGAGGGCTACGACTATCGCGCCACCATCGCCCCCTGGGCCCGCAGCCTGTCCTGGCTCCAGCCCAAGACCGCACTGATGGCCCAGGCACCGGTGGTGTTCCAGATCCACGCGGTCATCGGCCTCCTGCTGTTCGCCCTCCTCCCCTTCACGCGCCTGGTCCACATGTTCAGCGCCCCGATCCAGTATCTCTTCCGCCCGTACATCGTCTACCGCAGCCGCGACTCCCGCGCCCTCGGCGAGGCTCCGGTACGGCGCGGGTGGGAGGGGATCGGGAGCTGA
- a CDS encoding nitrate reductase subunit alpha — MPRDGSKEPDALLLEAGKYFRRGSTADDLHSVRYEGGRAGDVFYRDRWSHDKIVYSTHGVNCTGSCRWKVYVKDGIITWETQATDYPSVGPDSPEYEPRGCPRGASFSWYTYSPSRVRHPYIRGVLLEQFRAARAAAGGDPVAAWAAIQADPELRRAYQQARGKGGLVRATWDEAVDIIAAAHVHTIKEHGPDRIAGFSPIPAMSMVSHAAGARFHSLIGATMLSFYDWYADLPVASPQVFGDQTDVPESGDWWDAAYLIMWGSNVSVTRTPDAHWMAEARYRGQKVVVVAPDYADNAKFADEWLHPHPGTDAALAIAMGHVVLKEHFVDTRNEFFDSYVKQFTDLPFLVTLSEHDKGGYYVPDKFLRAADLDGSADGDATAADGAAWKTVVLDTATGNPVVPNGSIGFRWGESGEGHWNLDLGDVEPRLSLLGLPQAIGAEVLLPRFDTDGGAHGQGRGEIHTRGVPAIRLRPDGPLVTTVFDLLLAQYGVARADLPGIWPTGYDDATAPGTPAWAEAQTSVPARLAVKIAREFADTATKSGGRCMILMGAGTNHWFHSETIYRSFLALLTLTGCQGRNGGGWAHYVGQEKCRPSTGWATLASANDWSRPPRQAIGAGFFYLNTDQWRYDQFRTEVLTSPLASGAMNGMAGADCLARAARLGWMPSYPTFDRNPLDLADEAKAAGKEAAAHVVEELKAGRLGFACEDPDAPQNWPRIMTLWRANLLGSSAKGAEYFAKHLLGTHSSLSAEEAHEDVRPRDVKWHEEAPEGKLDLLLSLDFRMTSSALLSDVVLPAATWYEKHDLSSTDMHPFIHSFSPAVDPPWQARTDFDAFHAIAKRLSELAVGRLDTRHDIVAAPLQHDTPGEIAQPGGVVLDWRLGECEPMPGTTMPALVAVERDYTAIAAKMASLGPNVEKLGLPVKGLKFVPDEEVTALKALNGTARGGPADGRPLIDTGVKACNTILRLSGTSNGRLAVQGFRQLEKRVGKEFAHLAAEHEGKRITYADTQAAPVPVITSPEWSGSESGGRRYAPFTLNTEHLKPWHTLTGRQHFFLDHDWIHEFGEALPVYRPPLDMNQLFGEPRLGPDGQNEVTVRYLTPHNKWSIHSEYQDNLFMLSLSRGGQVIWMSDQDAASIGVRDNDWIEAVNRNGVVVARAIVSHRMPKGTVYMHHAQDRTVGVPKTQKTGKRGGIHNSLTRVMLKPTHLIGGYAQLSWAFNYLGPTGNQRDEVTVIRRRSQEVQY, encoded by the coding sequence GTGCCGCGCGACGGATCCAAGGAGCCCGACGCGCTCCTGCTCGAGGCGGGAAAATACTTCCGCCGCGGCAGCACCGCCGACGACCTGCACAGCGTCCGCTACGAAGGCGGCCGCGCCGGCGACGTCTTCTACCGCGACCGCTGGAGCCACGACAAGATCGTCTACTCCACCCACGGCGTCAACTGCACCGGCTCGTGCCGCTGGAAGGTCTACGTCAAAGACGGCATCATCACCTGGGAGACGCAGGCCACGGATTATCCCTCCGTCGGCCCGGACAGCCCTGAATACGAACCCCGCGGCTGCCCGCGCGGCGCCTCCTTCTCCTGGTACACCTACTCCCCCTCCCGCGTGCGCCACCCCTACATCCGCGGCGTGCTGCTGGAGCAGTTCCGTGCCGCCAGAGCCGCCGCCGGCGGAGACCCCGTCGCCGCCTGGGCCGCGATCCAAGCAGACCCCGAACTCCGCCGCGCCTACCAGCAAGCCCGCGGCAAAGGCGGCCTGGTGCGCGCCACCTGGGACGAAGCCGTCGACATCATCGCCGCGGCGCACGTGCACACGATCAAAGAACACGGCCCGGACCGCATCGCCGGCTTCTCCCCCATCCCGGCCATGTCCATGGTCTCCCACGCCGCCGGCGCCCGCTTCCACTCCCTCATCGGCGCCACGATGCTGTCCTTCTACGACTGGTACGCCGACCTCCCCGTCGCCTCCCCGCAGGTCTTCGGCGACCAGACCGACGTCCCGGAGTCCGGCGACTGGTGGGACGCCGCCTACCTGATCATGTGGGGCTCCAACGTCTCGGTCACCCGAACCCCCGACGCGCACTGGATGGCCGAGGCGCGCTACCGCGGCCAGAAGGTCGTGGTCGTCGCCCCGGACTACGCCGACAACGCCAAGTTCGCCGACGAATGGCTGCACCCCCACCCCGGCACCGACGCCGCCCTGGCCATCGCCATGGGGCATGTCGTCCTGAAGGAACACTTCGTCGACACCCGCAACGAGTTCTTCGACTCCTACGTCAAACAGTTCACCGACCTGCCGTTCCTGGTCACATTGAGCGAGCACGACAAGGGCGGCTACTACGTCCCCGACAAGTTCCTGCGCGCCGCCGACCTCGACGGCAGCGCCGACGGCGACGCCACCGCGGCCGACGGCGCCGCCTGGAAGACCGTCGTCCTGGACACCGCGACCGGCAACCCCGTCGTCCCCAACGGCTCCATCGGCTTCCGCTGGGGCGAAAGCGGCGAAGGCCACTGGAATCTGGACCTCGGCGACGTCGAACCCCGCCTGAGCCTGCTCGGCCTGCCGCAGGCCATCGGCGCCGAGGTCCTGCTCCCCCGCTTCGACACCGACGGCGGCGCGCACGGCCAGGGCCGCGGCGAGATCCACACCCGCGGCGTCCCGGCGATCCGGCTGCGCCCCGACGGACCGCTCGTCACCACCGTGTTCGACCTCTTACTCGCCCAGTACGGCGTCGCCCGCGCCGACCTGCCCGGCATCTGGCCCACCGGTTACGACGACGCCACCGCCCCCGGCACGCCGGCGTGGGCCGAGGCGCAGACCTCCGTCCCGGCCCGGCTCGCGGTGAAGATCGCCCGCGAATTCGCCGACACCGCCACGAAATCCGGCGGCCGCTGCATGATCCTCATGGGCGCCGGCACCAACCACTGGTTCCACTCCGAAACCATCTACCGGTCCTTCCTGGCGCTGCTCACCCTCACCGGCTGCCAAGGACGCAACGGCGGCGGCTGGGCCCACTACGTCGGCCAGGAGAAATGCCGCCCCTCCACCGGCTGGGCCACCCTGGCCTCCGCCAACGACTGGTCGCGCCCGCCGCGGCAAGCCATCGGCGCCGGCTTCTTCTACCTGAACACCGATCAGTGGCGCTACGACCAGTTCCGCACCGAAGTCCTCACCTCCCCGCTCGCCTCCGGCGCGATGAACGGCATGGCCGGCGCCGACTGCCTGGCACGCGCCGCACGCCTGGGCTGGATGCCGTCCTACCCGACATTCGACCGGAACCCCCTGGACCTCGCCGACGAGGCGAAAGCCGCCGGCAAGGAGGCGGCGGCGCACGTCGTCGAGGAGCTGAAAGCCGGACGGCTCGGCTTCGCCTGCGAGGACCCCGACGCGCCGCAGAACTGGCCGCGCATCATGACGTTGTGGCGCGCCAACCTGCTCGGCTCCTCTGCCAAGGGCGCGGAGTACTTCGCCAAGCACCTGTTGGGGACCCACTCCTCGCTCAGCGCCGAAGAAGCACACGAAGACGTGCGCCCTCGCGACGTGAAATGGCATGAGGAAGCGCCCGAAGGCAAGCTCGATCTGTTGCTGTCACTGGATTTCCGGATGACGTCCTCCGCGCTGTTGTCGGATGTCGTGCTGCCGGCAGCCACTTGGTATGAGAAGCACGACCTGTCCTCCACGGACATGCATCCGTTCATCCACTCCTTCAGCCCGGCCGTCGACCCGCCCTGGCAGGCACGCACCGACTTCGACGCGTTCCACGCCATCGCCAAACGCCTCAGCGAACTGGCTGTCGGACGCCTGGATACCCGCCACGACATCGTCGCCGCGCCTCTGCAACACGACACTCCCGGAGAGATCGCCCAGCCCGGCGGCGTCGTCCTGGACTGGCGGCTCGGCGAATGCGAACCGATGCCGGGCACGACGATGCCCGCCCTGGTCGCCGTCGAACGCGATTACACCGCGATCGCCGCGAAAATGGCGTCGCTCGGACCGAACGTGGAGAAGCTCGGGCTGCCTGTCAAAGGCCTGAAATTCGTGCCCGACGAAGAAGTCACCGCGCTCAAAGCCCTCAACGGCACAGCACGCGGCGGGCCGGCCGACGGACGTCCGCTGATCGACACCGGTGTCAAAGCCTGCAACACCATCCTGCGCCTGTCCGGCACCAGTAACGGACGCCTTGCCGTCCAAGGCTTCCGGCAACTCGAGAAGCGCGTCGGCAAAGAGTTCGCGCACCTGGCTGCCGAACACGAAGGCAAGCGGATCACCTACGCCGACACGCAAGCCGCGCCGGTACCCGTCATCACCTCACCGGAATGGTCCGGCAGCGAATCCGGCGGACGCCGCTACGCGCCCTTCACCCTGAACACCGAGCACCTCAAGCCCTGGCACACGCTCACCGGACGGCAGCACTTCTTCCTCGACCACGACTGGATCCACGAATTCGGCGAAGCCCTCCCGGTCTACCGGCCGCCGCTGGACATGAACCAGCTGTTCGGCGAGCCACGGCTCGGGCCCGACGGGCAGAACGAGGTCACCGTCCGCTATCTCACACCGCACAACAAGTGGTCCATCCACTCCGAGTACCAGGACAACCTGTTCATGCTCTCGCTCTCGCGCGGCGGGCAGGTCATCTGGATGTCGGACCAGGACGCCGCGTCGATCGGCGTGCGGGACAACGACTGGATCGAGGCGGTCAACCGCAACGGCGTCGTCGTCGCCCGCGCCATCGTGTCGCACCGGATGCCCAAGGGGACCGTCTACATGCACCACGCCCAAGACCGGACCGTCGGCGTGCCGAAGACGCAGAAGACCGGCAAGCGCGGCGGGATTCACAACTCCCTGACTCGCGTCATGCTCAAGCCCACGCACCTGATCGGCGGCTACGCGCAACTGTCCTGGGCGTTCAACTACCTCGGGCCGACCGGCAACCAGCGCGACGAGGTCACCGTCATCCGCCGCCGCTCGCAGGAGGTGCAGTACTGA